The following are encoded together in the Parabacteroides chongii genome:
- a CDS encoding WbuC family cupin fold metalloprotein — MQLINSTLLNEVTKQAQDSPRLRMNYNFHDSLDAKAQRLLNALEPGTILPIHRHPHTAETYLLLRGKIRVMFYSDEKEEIESTLLDPLAGNYGVHIPANQWHTLEVLEAGSVLFEVKDGPYTPLGENDVLKLTQ, encoded by the coding sequence ATGCAACTTATTAACTCTACCTTATTAAACGAAGTAACCAAGCAAGCCCAGGACTCTCCGCGCTTGCGTATGAATTATAACTTTCATGATTCTTTGGATGCGAAGGCACAACGCCTTTTGAATGCATTGGAACCGGGTACAATATTGCCTATCCATCGCCATCCGCATACGGCGGAAACGTACCTGTTGTTGCGGGGAAAGATTCGGGTTATGTTTTATTCTGATGAGAAAGAAGAAATCGAATCAACCCTATTGGATCCGTTGGCTGGAAACTATGGTGTACATATACCGGCTAACCAGTGGCATACATTGGAAGTACTGGAAGCCGGTTCTGTATTGTTTGAAGTAAAAGACGGTCCTTATACTCCATTAGGGGAAAACGATGTATTGAAGCTTACGCAATAA
- a CDS encoding HU family DNA-binding protein: MPLKYRLVKRKDMSKGAAEGTELYFAQTSITKKVDLNRICARISKYSTASRGDILLVLDGFITVMNESLADGESIHLGDFGSFRMVAGSKGATTEEEFKTSLFNRAHIVFYPGTMLMNLVRDASFEKWTLPGSVTPPSGGEDDRPVIE, translated from the coding sequence ATGCCATTAAAGTACAGACTTGTAAAACGCAAGGACATGAGCAAGGGGGCTGCCGAAGGAACCGAGCTCTACTTTGCCCAGACCAGTATTACCAAAAAAGTAGATCTCAACCGTATCTGCGCCCGTATCAGCAAATACAGCACAGCCAGCCGCGGTGATATCCTACTTGTTTTAGACGGTTTTATCACCGTCATGAATGAATCCCTTGCCGATGGCGAATCGATCCATTTGGGCGATTTCGGCAGCTTCCGTATGGTAGCCGGCAGTAAAGGGGCTACTACAGAAGAAGAGTTTAAGACCTCTTTGTTCAACCGTGCTCATATCGTTTTCTATCCGGGAACGATGTTGATGAATCTTGTTCGCGATGCCAGTTTTGAAAAATGGACCCTTCCCGGTTCAGTGACTCCTCCCTCAGGCGGGGAAGACGACCGTCCGGTAATCGAATAA
- a CDS encoding MraY family glycosyltransferase yields the protein MLIYILLFFTLLLAELLYFRIADKFNIIDKPNERSSHKRIVLRGGGIIFLIGVWIWSVIFRFQYPWFLVGVTLVALVSFIDDIRSLPDSVRLIVQFVAMFLMFYQFGILNWQSWWIILLALIVCVGISNAYNFMDGINGITGGYSIAVLLPLIFLNHKMSFIDANFLWVTLLSLLVFCFFNFRKWAKCFAGDVGSLSIAFIIVFALGKLILQTGDFTYIVFLALYGVDSVLTICHRILLHENLGQAHRKHAYQLMANELKIPHVVVSSFYMIVQLLVSFGMVLLSMNHWLYLVTVLVVLCGGYLFFMKRYYHLHESYLRSLNN from the coding sequence ATGTTGATTTATATTCTTCTTTTTTTTACTCTTTTACTGGCAGAATTACTCTATTTTCGTATTGCTGATAAATTTAACATCATTGACAAACCTAACGAACGCAGTTCACACAAACGAATAGTCCTACGTGGTGGTGGTATTATCTTTCTGATTGGAGTCTGGATTTGGAGTGTCATTTTCAGGTTTCAATATCCATGGTTTTTGGTAGGAGTGACCTTAGTGGCATTGGTTAGTTTTATAGATGATATTCGTTCTCTACCGGATAGTGTGCGCTTGATTGTGCAGTTTGTAGCAATGTTCCTGATGTTTTATCAGTTTGGTATTCTCAACTGGCAGAGTTGGTGGATTATTCTTTTGGCTCTTATCGTTTGTGTGGGAATATCGAATGCCTACAATTTTATGGATGGTATCAATGGTATTACAGGGGGATATTCCATCGCGGTATTATTGCCTCTAATTTTTCTTAACCATAAAATGTCGTTTATTGATGCGAATTTTCTGTGGGTAACACTACTGAGTTTGTTAGTCTTTTGTTTTTTCAACTTCCGTAAGTGGGCGAAGTGTTTCGCAGGGGATGTAGGTTCATTGAGCATAGCTTTTATTATCGTGTTTGCACTTGGAAAATTAATCTTGCAGACTGGGGATTTTACTTATATTGTGTTCCTGGCGTTGTATGGTGTGGATTCGGTATTAACGATTTGTCATCGCATTTTGTTACATGAAAATTTGGGACAAGCACATCGTAAACATGCTTATCAGTTGATGGCGAATGAATTGAAGATTCCGCATGTAGTAGTATCTTCATTTTATATGATTGTACAATTACTTGTCTCTTTTGGAATGGTTCTATTATCAATGAATCATTGGTTGTATTTGGTAACAGTATTAGTCGTTTTATGTGGAGGGTATCTCTTTTTCATGAAACGTTACTATCATTTACATGAATCCTATTTAAGATCATTAAATAATTAA
- the wecB gene encoding non-hydrolyzing UDP-N-acetylglucosamine 2-epimerase, whose amino-acid sequence MSKLKLMTIIGTRPEIIRLAAVIKRCDQYFDQILVHTGQNYDYTLNQVFFDDLGLRAPNYYLDAVGADLGETIGNIIAKSYKLMVEVKPDAVLVLGDTNSCLSVIGAKRLHIPIFHMEAGNRCFDECLPEETNRRIVDVTADVNMCYSEHARRYLNAAGTPRERTYVVGSPMAEVLHNNLEKIKASDVLERLGLKKGEYILLSAHREENIDTETNFFNLMNAVNAMAEKYDMPILYSCHPRSKKYIEQRGFRFDPRVIQHEPLGFHDYNHLQMNAFAVVSDSGTLPEESSFFLSVGNPIPAVCIRTSTERPEALDKGNFILAGITTEQVLQAVDVAVEMNKDGALGIPVPNYVDENVSVKVVKLIQSYTGVVNKMVWRKY is encoded by the coding sequence ATGAGCAAACTAAAATTAATGACTATAATCGGCACCCGTCCGGAAATCATCCGGTTGGCTGCCGTTATCAAACGATGTGATCAGTACTTCGATCAAATCTTGGTCCATACCGGACAGAATTACGATTATACACTGAACCAGGTTTTTTTTGATGATTTGGGACTTCGTGCTCCTAACTATTATCTGGATGCAGTGGGTGCGGACCTGGGGGAAACAATAGGAAATATCATTGCCAAATCGTATAAATTGATGGTGGAGGTGAAGCCTGATGCCGTTCTGGTGCTGGGAGATACAAATTCTTGCCTGTCGGTTATCGGGGCGAAGCGTTTGCATATTCCTATCTTCCATATGGAGGCGGGTAACCGTTGTTTCGATGAATGTCTTCCGGAGGAAACAAACCGTCGCATTGTGGATGTGACAGCCGATGTCAATATGTGCTACTCCGAACATGCACGCCGGTATCTAAATGCTGCCGGTACACCGAGAGAACGTACCTATGTAGTCGGTTCACCTATGGCAGAGGTATTGCATAATAACCTGGAAAAGATCAAGGCTAGCGATGTACTGGAACGTTTGGGATTGAAGAAAGGAGAATATATTTTACTGTCTGCCCATAGGGAAGAGAATATCGACACGGAAACAAACTTCTTCAATCTGATGAATGCGGTAAATGCGATGGCCGAGAAGTATGATATGCCGATCCTGTACTCTTGTCACCCTCGTTCAAAGAAATATATCGAACAACGTGGTTTCCGGTTCGATCCGCGTGTGATACAACATGAACCGTTGGGATTCCATGATTACAATCATCTTCAGATGAATGCTTTCGCTGTGGTATCCGATTCGGGTACGCTGCCTGAAGAAAGCAGTTTCTTCTTGTCTGTCGGTAATCCTATTCCTGCGGTATGTATCCGTACGAGTACGGAGCGTCCGGAAGCATTGGATAAGGGGAATTTCATCTTAGCAGGCATTACGACAGAACAGGTATTACAAGCTGTGGATGTAGCTGTTGAAATGAATAAAGACGGTGCTTTAGGAATCCCTGTTCCTAACTATGTGGATGAGAATGTATCGGTGAAGGTTGTTAAACTAATACAAAGCTATACCGGAGTCGTAAATAAGATGGTGTGGAGAAAATATTAA
- a CDS encoding capsular polysaccharide biosynthesis protein CapF, translated as MNILVTGAKGFVGRNLVSQLHNIQSGKARNYPVSGTDLKVFEYDIDSDPAELDVYCKKADFVFNLAGVNRPKDQAEFMKGNFGFASTLLDTLKKYNNTCPVMISSSTQAALDNPYGESKRAGENLLFEYAKETGAKVLVYRFPNVFGKWCRPNYNSAVATFCNNIANDLPIRVNDPSVVMNLVYVDDVVDELIAALSGNEHHEGDFCVVPVVHTITLGGIVDLLYSFKEMPGNLGVPDLGDPFTKKLYSTYLSYLPKEKFCYPVQMKTDDRGSFTEIIRTPDRGQFSVNISKPGVTKGQHWHHTKNEKFVVVSGHGLIQLRKIGTDEVIDFEVSGEKIEVVEMIPGYTHNIINLSDTEELVTFMWANEPFDPNRPDTYFEEV; from the coding sequence ATGAACATATTAGTTACTGGTGCCAAAGGATTCGTCGGTCGGAACCTTGTTTCCCAACTCCATAATATCCAATCGGGGAAAGCCCGGAATTATCCTGTTTCGGGAACTGATCTAAAGGTCTTCGAATATGATATAGACAGCGATCCGGCTGAGCTGGATGTCTATTGTAAGAAAGCCGATTTTGTCTTTAACCTGGCAGGTGTGAACCGTCCGAAAGACCAGGCGGAATTTATGAAGGGTAACTTCGGTTTTGCATCTACTTTACTGGATACATTGAAAAAGTATAACAATACTTGCCCGGTGATGATCTCATCATCTACGCAGGCGGCATTGGATAATCCGTATGGCGAATCGAAAAGGGCAGGAGAGAACCTGTTGTTCGAGTATGCGAAAGAAACCGGGGCGAAAGTATTGGTTTATCGTTTCCCGAATGTGTTCGGAAAATGGTGCAGACCCAATTATAACAGTGCGGTGGCAACTTTCTGTAACAATATAGCCAATGATCTGCCTATCCGGGTGAATGATCCGAGTGTGGTGATGAATTTGGTCTATGTGGATGATGTAGTAGACGAATTGATTGCTGCTTTATCTGGTAATGAACATCACGAGGGAGACTTTTGTGTCGTTCCTGTGGTTCATACGATTACATTGGGAGGTATTGTCGATCTGCTTTATTCATTCAAAGAGATGCCGGGTAACTTAGGTGTACCCGATCTGGGTGATCCTTTTACGAAGAAGTTATATTCGACCTATCTATCTTATTTACCGAAAGAGAAATTCTGTTATCCGGTACAGATGAAAACAGATGATCGCGGTAGTTTTACAGAGATCATCCGTACGCCGGATCGTGGTCAGTTCTCTGTGAACATTTCTAAACCGGGGGTAACTAAGGGGCAACATTGGCATCATACCAAAAATGAAAAATTTGTGGTCGTAAGCGGGCATGGCTTGATCCAGCTTCGTAAGATCGGAACAGATGAAGTAATCGATTTCGAAGTTAGTGGAGAAAAGATAGAAGTGGTCGAAATGATTCCCGGTTATACGCATAATATCATTAATCTTTCCGATACGGAAGAGTTGGTGACTTTTATGTGGGCCAATGAACCATTCGATCCAAACCGTCCGGATACTTATTTTGAGGAAGTATAA
- a CDS encoding glucosaminidase domain-containing protein → MTKQNYIKQYLPLAQKAGERFGMNPIILLAQSAIETGWGESSLAVEYNNFFGITAYGRPNPFWDGGRTDLSATGDRPALWFRRYLTAEDSFLDFARLIHSAYPIAATLTFHPEAYAKEIAYSKYISEVNGDNRAAYQRMLVSICRSIERLPAN, encoded by the coding sequence ATGACAAAGCAAAATTACATCAAACAGTATCTGCCTCTCGCCCAAAAGGCGGGAGAGCGGTTCGGGATGAATCCGATCATCCTCCTGGCCCAGTCGGCCATTGAAACGGGTTGGGGCGAAAGCTCGCTGGCCGTGGAGTATAACAACTTTTTCGGTATCACTGCCTACGGCCGTCCGAATCCTTTCTGGGATGGTGGTCGCACAGACTTGTCTGCCACAGGAGACCGTCCGGCTCTCTGGTTCCGTCGGTATCTCACTGCCGAAGATAGCTTCCTCGACTTTGCCCGTTTGATCCACTCGGCTTATCCCATAGCCGCAACCCTCACCTTCCATCCCGAAGCCTACGCCAAGGAGATCGCTTACAGCAAATACATCAGCGAAGTAAATGGCGACAACCGCGCTGCTTATCAGCGGATGCTGGTGTCGATCTGCCGGTCGATCGAGCGGTTACCGGCCAATTAA
- a CDS encoding polysaccharide biosynthesis protein — protein sequence MSIFAGKTLLITGGTGSFGNAVLRRFINSDIKEIRIFSRDEKKQDDMRHALQNPKVKFYIGNVRNKTSVDVAMRGVDYVFSAAALKQVPSCEFFPMEATRTNVEGTENVLLSAIEHGVKNVVVLSTDKAAYPINAMGISKALMEKVAIAKGRELGEGAQTTICCTRYGNVMASRGSVIPLWVEQIEQGKPITITDPEMTRFMMTLDDAVDLVIYAFTHGHNGDLFVQKAPAATLSVLAQALKETYAQIDPKYLDTEVKVIGTRHGEKLYETLVTREEMAKAIDMGEYYRIPCDTRDLNYDKFFTEGSECLSKIEDYHSHNTTRLDVEGMKKLLLRLRFIQEDLGLIERAKPREIRSE from the coding sequence ATGAGCATTTTTGCTGGTAAAACCCTTTTAATCACCGGCGGTACCGGTTCCTTCGGTAACGCCGTCCTCCGGCGTTTCATCAACTCCGATATCAAAGAAATCCGAATCTTTAGCCGAGATGAAAAAAAGCAGGACGATATGCGTCACGCTTTACAAAATCCTAAAGTGAAATTCTATATTGGGAATGTGCGTAATAAAACATCTGTGGATGTCGCTATGCGCGGTGTGGATTATGTGTTTAGTGCAGCAGCATTAAAGCAAGTCCCCAGTTGTGAATTCTTTCCGATGGAAGCTACGCGTACAAATGTAGAAGGTACGGAAAATGTGCTGCTTTCCGCTATTGAACATGGCGTAAAGAATGTAGTCGTTCTTTCGACCGATAAGGCCGCTTATCCGATCAATGCGATGGGGATCTCCAAGGCTTTGATGGAAAAGGTGGCGATTGCTAAAGGACGTGAGTTGGGCGAAGGGGCGCAGACTACTATCTGCTGTACCCGCTATGGCAATGTGATGGCAAGCCGTGGGTCGGTGATCCCTCTTTGGGTGGAACAGATAGAACAAGGGAAACCGATCACTATTACCGATCCGGAAATGACCCGCTTTATGATGACCCTGGATGATGCAGTCGATTTGGTGATCTATGCCTTTACACATGGCCATAACGGTGATCTGTTTGTTCAGAAAGCTCCGGCAGCTACTCTATCTGTTCTGGCACAAGCCTTGAAAGAGACATACGCACAGATCGATCCGAAGTATCTGGATACGGAAGTGAAGGTAATCGGTACACGTCACGGAGAGAAACTATACGAAACACTGGTTACCCGGGAAGAGATGGCGAAGGCAATCGATATGGGCGAATATTATCGTATTCCCTGCGATACACGCGATCTCAATTATGATAAGTTCTTTACCGAAGGAAGCGAATGTCTCTCTAAGATTGAAGACTATCACAGCCATAACACCACACGTCTGGATGTGGAAGGCATGAAAAAACTATTACTCCGCTTACGTTTCATTCAGGAAGATCTTGGACTGATCGAACGGGCAAAACCAAGAGAAATCAGAAGCGAATAA